A genomic window from Streptomyces broussonetiae includes:
- a CDS encoding LexA family protein, which yields MHRVEHLTDTQERVLRCIRQAIADRGEAPTVQEIGEAVGMSSRSSVHYQLVELETQQAIVREPGRARGIRLA from the coding sequence ATGCACCGTGTAGAGCACCTCACCGATACCCAGGAGCGCGTCCTGCGCTGTATCCGACAGGCGATCGCCGACCGTGGCGAGGCGCCGACGGTGCAGGAGATCGGGGAGGCCGTCGGCATGAGCAGCCGGTCCAGCGTCCACTACCAACTGGTCGAGCTGGAGACGCAGCAGGCGATCGTCCGGGAGCCGGGCCGGGCGAGAGGCATCCGGCTCGCATGA